The proteins below are encoded in one region of Triticum aestivum cultivar Chinese Spring chromosome 1B, IWGSC CS RefSeq v2.1, whole genome shotgun sequence:
- the LOC123120849 gene encoding very-long-chain aldehyde decarbonylase GL1-5, which translates to MATNPGLFSEWPWKRLGSFKYVVLAPWVAHGIQQVASKGWREADLGYLVILPSMMLRALHNQAWITVSRLQNARGKRQIVDRGIEFEQIDRERNWDDQIILSAILFFLGALHLPGGQDLPLWRTDGAVLIALLHAGPVEFIYYWFHRALHHHFLYTRYHSHHHASIVTEPITSVIHPFAELVAYELLFSIPMIACALTGTASIMTFELYMLYIDFMNNMGHCNFELVPTWLFTWFPPLKYLMYTPSFHSLHHTQFRTNYSLFMPFYDYIYNTMDKSSDTLHEKSIEDKEEAVDVVHLTHLTSLQSIYHIRPGFAEFASRPYASKWYMRIMWPLSWLSMVLTWAYGSWFTVERNVMKKLRIQSWAIPRYSFHYGLNWEKEAINNLIVKAICEADKKGAKVVSLGLLNQAQSLNGSGELYLQKYPKLKLKLVDGSSLAAVVVANSIPQGTDQVVLSGNISKVACAVAAALCKKNIKVIITNKQDYHFLQPKIPEDAADNLLLSNTGIAKVWIIGDGADASEQLRAPKGTRFIPYSQFPPRMARKDGCTYSTTPAMSVPKTLQNVHSCENWLPRRVMSAWRVAGIVHALEGWDEHECGDTVLDMDKVWSAALLHGFRPVAEA; encoded by the exons ATGGCCACAAACCCCGGCCTCTTCAGCGAGTGGCCATGGAAGAGGCTTGGCAGCTTCAAG TACGTGGTGCTGGCGCCATGGGTGGCGCACGGCATCCAGCAGGTGGCGAGCAAGGGGTGGCGCGAGGCGGACCTGGGGTACCTGGTGATCCTCCCGTCGATGATGCTCCGGGCGCTCCACAACCAGGCCTGGATCACGGTGTCCCGCCTCCAGAACGCGCGCGGCAAGCGGCAGATCGTCGACCGCGGCATCGAGTTCGAGCAGATCGACCGCGAGCGCAACTG GGACGACCAGATCATCCTGAGCGCCATCCTCTTCTTCCTGGGCGCGCTGCACCTGCCGGGCGGGCAGGACCTGCCGCTGTGGAGGACGGACGGCGCGGTGCTGATCGCGCTGCTGCACGCCGGCCCCGTGGAGTTCATCTACTACTGGTTCCACCGCGCGCTGCACCACCACTTCCTCTACACGCGCTACCACTCGCACCACCACGCCTCCATCGTCACCGAGCCCATCACCT CCGTGATTCATCCATTTGCCGAGCTGGTGGCCTACGAACTGCTCTTCTCGATCCCGATGATCGCCTGCGCTCTGACAGGAACTGCGTCCATCATGACGTTTGAGCTCTACATGCTCTACATCGACTTCATGAACAACATGGGCCACTGCAACTTCGAGCTGGTGCCCACCTGGCTCTTCACATGGTTCCCTCCTCTCAAGTATCTCATGTACACACCATC GTTCCATTCTCTCCACCACACCCAGTTCCGGACAAACTACTCTCTTTTCATGCCGTTCTACGACTACATATACAACACAATGGACAAGTCGTCAGACACGCTGCATGAGAAATCAATCGAGGACAAGGAGGAGGCCGTAGATGTGGTTCACCTCACCCATCTCACCAGCCTGCAGTCCATCTACCACATCAGGCCCGGGTTCGCCGAGTTCGCCTCCAGGCCGTACGCCTCAAAGTGGTACATGCGGATCATGTGGCCTCTCTCGTGGCTCTCCATGGTCCTCACGTGGGCGTATGGATCTTGGTTCACCGTTGAGAGGAATGTCATGAAGAAACTCAGAATCCAGTCTTGGGCCATACCAAGATACAGTTTCCAT TATGGACTGAACTGGGAGAAGGAAGCAATTAATAACCTGATTGTGAAGGCAatatgcgaagctgacaagaagggGGCTAAAGTTGTTAGTCTTGGCCTCCTGAATCAG GCACAGAGCCTCAACGGAAGTGGAGAACTTTATCTACAGAAGTACCCAAAGTTGAAGTTAAAACTGGTGGATGGAAGCAGTCTAGCTGCTGTAGTGGTTGCCAATAGCATCCCCCAAGGCACGGATCAAGTTGTTCTTTCAGGAAACATTTCCAAGGTGGCCTGTGCTGTGGCTGCAGCTCTGTGCAAGAAAAATATCAAG GTGATAATAACAAACAAGCAAGACTATCATTTCCTTCAGCCGAAAATACCAGAAGATGCAGCTGACAACCTTTTACTGTCGAATACCGGCATTGCCAAG GTGTGGATAATCGGAGACGGTGCAGATGCCAGCGAACAGCTCAGGGCGCCGAAAGGAACACGGTTCATCCCGTACTCACAGTTCCCACCAAGAATGGCACGCAAGGACGGCTGCACATACTCGACGACTCCAGCGATGAGCGTGCCTAAAACACTGCAGAATGTTCATTCGTGCGAG AACTGGCTGCCAAGGAGGGTGatgagcgcgtggcgcgtcgcggggATCGTCCATGCGTTGGAGGGATGGGACGAGCATGAGTGCGGGGACACGGTGCTCGACATGGACAAAGTTTGGTCTGCTGCACTGCTGCATGGGTTTCGCCCCGTCGCCGAAGCTTGA